A genome region from Brassica oleracea var. oleracea cultivar TO1000 chromosome C2, BOL, whole genome shotgun sequence includes the following:
- the LOC106323314 gene encoding uncharacterized protein LOC106323314, whose translation MRNFDYGSDEAVQESKKGGELDASMSLSSPERSRIRKKVEGISMLASTETSKTRRGTSYGSPASSPRQSKKQKLNSEKSLGDDGDDKEEFLQIVVMMVGKMRTVLLALRNVPPRQSKKQKLNSEKSLGDDGDDKEEFLQIVVNEEEEFGDIGDDGREDENSIAGIEEVGCTDLSLYFGDKAKNDDCEVDEDEGDDDAWDDDKIHNLVSSDDENEEEMIPAQAYREDTDPEELLQLGKTFSDAEDFKHACLRYTLKTRYNIKYYRSSSLKMGPKCAAEMRDDEAPCPWIVYCSYDRRKQKLMVKTYVNDHKCERTGYFKILKRSVIASLFAERLRLNPKLTAKEIQAEILREYKMEVLENSCIKAKTKVMKERRKTHEEHFDKIWDYQAEILRSNPGSTMEIETIPGATGQLLAAVGIDGDNRIVPIAWALVEIENDTNWDWFVKRLALDLGLEDGNSFIIMSDKQKGLVKAVHTLLPEAEHRQCCRHIYENWRKGGKDLRLQRFFWFIARSYTPGMFNYNMDELKNYDPGAHASLIKTKPKTWSRAFFKIGSYCNDNLDNLCESFNKTIREPRKKPLLDMSEEIRHQCMTRNYNRSKMAKDMKTRFTQKTHKELDKVKKKSKECSLRWAIGPETEVEDKDQAYVVNLENETCACRSWQMNGIPCIHAAKVILGVLNLLLLATQPLSGVKPTILGSDM comes from the exons ATGAGGAATTTCGATTATGGAAGTGACGAAGCGGTTCAAGAGTCGAAGAAGGGTGGAGAACTCGATGCTTCTATGAGTTTGTCATCGCCGGAGAGATCGAGGATCCGTAAAAAGGTTGAAGGGATATCGATGTTGGCATCTACAGAGACGTCGAAGACAAGGCGGGGAACTTCATATGGGTCGCCTGCGTCATCTCCTAGACAATCGAAGAAGCAGAAGTTAAACTCGGAGAAGAGTCTAGGTGATGATGGTGATGACAAAGAAGAATTTCTCCAGATTGTG GTGATGATGGTAGGGAAGATGAGAACAGTATTGCTGGCATTGAGGAATGTGCCTCCTAGACAATCGAAGAAGCAGAAGTTAAACTCGGAGAAGAGTCTAGGTGATGATGGTGATGACAAAGAAGAATTTCTCCAGATTGTGGTAAATGAAGAAGAGGAATTTGGGGATATAGGTGATGATGGTAGGGAAGATGAGAACAGTATTGCTGGCATTGAGGAAGTTGGTTGTACAGATTTGAGTCTTTATTTTGGTGATAAAGCAAAAAATGATGACTGTGAGGTCGATGAAGACGAAGGGGATGATGATGCATGGGATGATGATAAAATCCATAATCTTGTGTCATCAGATGATGAGAATGAAGAGGAGATGATACCAGCACAAGCTTACAGAGAAGACACTGATCCAGAGGAGCTCCTTCAGCTAGGCAAGACATTTTCAGATGCTGAGGACTTCAAACATGCTTGTCTCAGGTATACCCTGAAAACCAGATACAACATCAAGTACTACAGATCCAGTAGCTTGAAGATGGGGCCAAAATGTGCCGCTGAGATGAGAGATGATGAGGCTCCATGTCCCTGGATAGTCTACTGTTCGTATGATAGGAGAAAACAGAAGTTGATGGTAAAGACATACGTCAATGACCATAAGTGTGAGAGGACAGGGTATTTCAAGATACTTAAAAGGTCAGTAATTGCAAGTCTATTTGCTGAGAGGTTAAGGCTGAATCCTAAGCTCACAGCAAAGGAGATACAGGCTGAGATCTTGAGGGAGTATAAGATGGAAGTTTTAGAAAACTCATGCATTAAGGCCAAGACGAAGGTGATGAAAGAAAGGAGGAAGACCCATGAGGAGCATTTTGATAAAATCTGGGATTACCAAGCAGAGATATTGAGGAGCAATCCTGGATCAACCATGGAAATTGAGACCATACCAGGAGCCACG GGACAGTTGTTGGCTGCGGTTGGAATAGATGGAGACAATAGGATTGTCCCTATTGCTTGGGCTCTAGTGGAGATAGAGAATGATACAAACTGGGATTGGTTTGTGAAGCGTTTGGCCTTGGATTTGGGATTGGAAGATGGGAACAGCTTTATTATAATGTCTGACAAACAAAAG GGATTAGTGAAGGCAGTTCATACCCTCCTTCCAGAAGCTGAGCATAGACAGTGTTGTCGCCATATTTACGAGAACTGGAGGAAAGGTGGAAAAGATCTAAGGTTACAGAGGTTCTTCTGGTTCATTGCAAGGAGCTACACTCCTGGGATGTTCAACTACAACATGGACGAGCTTAAGAACTATGATCCTGGCGCACATGCATCTCTGATAAAGACAAAGCCAAAGACTTGGTCTAGAGCTTTCTTCAAGATAGGCTCCTACTGCAATGATAATTTGGACAACTTGTGTGAATCCTTCAACAAGACCATCAGGGAGCCTAGGAAGAAGCCTCTGCTAGACATGTCAGAGGAGATAAGGCACCAATGTATGACTAGGAACTACAATAGGTCTAAGATGGCTAAGGACATGAAGACTAGGTTCACCCAGAAGACACATAAAGAGTTAGACAAGGTTAAGAAGAAGTCAAAAGAGTGTAGTCTGCGTTGGGCAATTGGGCCAGAGACTGAGGTGGAGGATAAAGACCAGGCATATGTGGTGAATTTGGAGAATGAGACTTGTGCATGTCGAAGCTGGCAAATGAATGGTATTCCTTGCATCCATGCTGCTAAGGTTATCCTTGGTGTTCTGAATTTGTTGCTCCTTGCTACACAACCTCTAAGTGGCGTGAAACCTACAATTTTGGGATCAGACATGTAA
- the LOC106327301 gene encoding uncharacterized protein LOC106327301, translating into MGSKWRKAKIALGVNLCLYVPKTLEEESRRSNDAVSLSPVTVPRPTTPVPSSSGLRLPRSFSKSSSKKTCAICLTAMKAGQGHAIFTAECSHSFHFHCITTNVKHGNQICPVCRAKWNEVPLQSPNAKSKSPVKPIIRPRDDAWMTLPPRRSAQNQPSPRPRPVSSIFNTEPAVFNDDEALEHQNRPAETEPGVTGKLEVKTYTEVSEVLRSVSFKDFAVLINLKAPSASKSSSRAPVDIVTVLDVSGSMAGTKLALLKRAMGFVIQNLGPFDRLSVISFSSTSRRSFPLRLMNETGKQEALQAVNSLVSNGGTNIAEGLKKGAKVLIDRRFKNSVSSIVLLTDGQDTYTMTSPTGGGPKGGDYKTLLPKEVNRIPVHAFGFGADHDACLMHSIAENSGGTFSFIESETVIQDAFAQCIGGLLSVVVQELSVRVECVHPVLRIGSVKAGSYRFDSSTGTIGVGDLYAEEERNFLVNLDVPVVNGVVSDSMSLLRVRCVYRDPVTKETVELSNSSEVKIFRPVVMSEGRAVVSVEVDRQRIRLRAAEAISEARVLAERGELTEAVSVLEACRGVLSEAVSGKAGDPLCVSLCAELKETQERMASRQVYETSGRAYVLAGLSSHSWQRATARGDMSDTTTMSYQTRSMVDMVNLSQTMNFGSPLANSSSSPNPPGRRKLRQALTFPARPRAR; encoded by the exons ATGGGAAGCAAATGGCGAAAAGCAAAGATAGCTTTAGGTGTAAATCTGTGCCTTTACGTTCCCAAAACGCTCGAAGAAGAGTCGAGAAGATCAAACGACGCCGTTTCGCTTTCTCCGGTAACGGTTCCAAGGCCCACGACGCCGGTTCCTTCCTCCTCTGGTCTCAGATTGCCTCGGTCTTTTAGCAAATCCTCATCAAAG AAAACGTGTGCAATATGTTTAACCGCGATGAAAGCTGGACAAGGCCACGCCATCTTCACAGCGGAATGCTCACACTCGTTTCATTTCCACTGCATCACCACCAACGTCAAGCACGGCAATCAGATCTGTCCCGTCTGCCGCGCCAAATGGAACGAGGTCCCTCTTCAGAGCCCTAATGCTAAGTCCAAGTCCCCTGTGAAACCCATAATTAGACCAAGAGATGATGCTTGGATGACACTACCACCGCGCAGGTCTGCTCAGAACCAACCTTCTCCACGTCCAAGACCCGTCTCATCGATCTTCAACACCGAGCCAGCTGTTTTTAACGACGACGAGGCTCTGGAACATCAGAACCGCCCTGCTGAAACCGAGCCTGGTGTTACAGGGAAGTTAGAAGTTAAAACGTATACAGAAGTCTCAGAAGTGTTGAGATCGGTTTCCTTTAAAGATTTCGCTGTACTCATCAACCTTAAAGCTCCTTCCGCTTCGAAGTCTTCCTCACGCGCGCCCGTTGATATAGTGACGGTTCTTGACGTGAGCGGAAGCATGGCGGGAACAAAGCTAGCGCTGCTAAAACGTGCGATGGGGTTCGTGATACAGAACCTCGGCCCGTTCGACCGTCTCTCCGTTATCTCCTTCTCCTCCACGTCGCGACGTAGCTTCCCTCTCCGTCTCATGAACGAGACCGGTAAGCAAGAGGCGCTGCAGGCGGTTAACTCGCTGGTCTCGAACGGAGGGACTAACATCGCTGAAGGGTTGAAGAAAGGCGCGAAGGTTCTGATCGACCGTAGATTCAAGAACTCGGTGTCTAGCATCGTGCTCTTAACAGACGGTCAAGATACATACACCATGACTAGTCCCACTGGTGGTGGACCTAAAGGAGGTGATTACAAAACGCTTCTTCCTAAAGAAGTAAACCGGATCCCGGTTCACGCGTTTGGGTTTGGCGCTGACCATGATGCTTGTTTGATGCATTCCATTGCGGAGAACTCTGGAGGGACGTTTTCTTTTATAGAGTCTGAGACTGTTATACAAGACGCGTTTGCGCAGTGCATTGGTGGTCTTCTCAGCGTCGTGGTGCAGGAGCTGAGCGTTAGGGTTGAGTGTGTTCATCCTGTGTTGAGGATTGGTTCGGTTAAAGCTGGAAGCTACCGGTTTGATTCGAGTACCGGGACTATAGGAGTTGGTGATCTCTACGCTGAGGAAGAGAGGAACTTCTTGGTGAATCTTGATGTTCCCGTCGTTAACGGCGTCGTTTCGGATTCTATGTCGTTGCTTAGGGTTAGATGTGTTTATAGAGATCCGGTGACGAAAGAGACTGTTGAGTTGAGTAATTCTAGTGAAGTGAAGATTTTCAGACCGGTGGTGATGTCGGAAGGAAGAGCTGTTGTCTCGGTTGAAGTTGATAGACAGAGAATAAGGTTACGTGCAGCGGAAGCAATCTCTGAAGCTAGGGTTTTAGCTGAGCGGGGTGAGTTAACAGAAGCTGTTTCGGTTCTAGAGGCTTGTCGTGGGGTTTTGTCGGAGGCTGTGTCGGGGAAAGCGGGAGATCCGTTGTGTGTGTCTTTGTGTGCGGAGCTGAAGGAGACGCAGGAGAGGATGGCGAGCAGACAAGTGTACGAGACTTCGGGTAGGGCTTATGTTCTCGCTGGTCTGAGCTCGCATTCGTGGCAACGAGCCACGGCGAGAGGGGATATGAGTGATACCACGACGATGAGTTACCAGACGCGGTCGATGGTGGATATGGTGAATCTTTCTCAGACCATGAACTTTGGTTCCCCTTTGGCGAACTCGAGTTCGAGTCCGAATCCACCGGGTCGGAGGAAACTTCGGCAGGCTCTTACTTTTCCGGCGAGGCCAAGAGCTAGGTGA
- the LOC106322509 gene encoding uncharacterized protein LOC106322509, producing MLTSPCSSSSVLFHRPALSISRSKFRLPRRVLVSPALTHVSPLTASPSKSTKHKWKIQCFRNEVSAPENQEPDEVVKKPDQDIQQPCTDQKPWNTTLQKAADAVLKGIGTRWKVPWTAETIVQVMLLWVAAFWFIGSWMIPFMAHISGFHKDSLTFRGQALFSLITDVTEGLAGIAILHRCLSMFRPLASDWFRFTLKGNWQLDVIVGCFMFPFVNRLSQLNLNLLPLPPTSSPVSFSSVEQSIMARDPVAMALYAVVVSVCAPVWEEIVFRGFLLPSLTRYMPVWCAILVSSVAFALAHFNVQRMLPLVFLGVVLGLIFARSRNLLPSMLLHSLWNGFVFMELMR from the exons ATGTTGACCTCACCATGCTCTTCTTCGTCTGTCCTCTTCCACCGCCCAGCTCTCTCCATCTCGCGCTCCAAGTTTAGGCTTCCTCGTCGAGTTCTAGTCTCCCCTGCTCTCACCCACGTTTCTCCTCTCACTGCTTCCCCTTCCAAGTCCACCAAGCAC AAATGGAAGATTCAGTGCTTCAGAAATGAGGTTTCTGCTCCCGAGAATCAAGAACCGGATGAAGTAGTTAAGAAGCCAGATCAAGATATTCAGCAGCCATGTACTGATCAAAAACCTTGGAACACTACTCTCCAAAAG GCTGCAGATGCAGTTTTGAAGGGAATTGGTACTCGTTGGAAGGTACCATGGACTGCTGAGACCATTGTTCAG GTAATGCTTTTATGGGTAGCCGCCTTCTGGTTCATTGGATCATGGATGATCCCATTCATGGCCCACATATCAGGTTTCCACAAGGACTCTCTCACATTTAGAGGCCAAGCTTTGTTCAGTCTTATTACCGATGTAACAGAAGGACTAGCCGGAATTGCCATCCTCCATCGTTGCCTCTCTATGTTCCGTCCACTTGCAAGTGATTGGTTCCGCTTTACCCTCAAAGGAAACTGGCAGCTAGACGTCATCGTAGGCTGTTTCATGTTCCCTTTCGTTAACCGTCTTTCCCAGTTAAACCTCAACCTCCTGCCACTCCCGCCAACCTCGAGTCCCGTCTCGTTCTCTAGTGTGGAGCAGTCGATCATGGCAAGAGACCCTGTGGCGATGGCGCTTTATGCGGTTGTGGTGTCTGTTTGTGCACCGGTTTGGGAAGAGATAGTGTTCAGAGGGTTCTTGCTGCCGTCTCTGACTAGGTACATGCCGGTTTGGTGTGCGATTCTTGTGAGTTCGGTTGCGTTTGCTTTGGCGCATTTCAATGTGCAGAGGATGTTGCCTTTGGTGTTCCTTGGAGTGGTTTTGGGTTTGATATTCGCGAGGTCAAGGAACTTGTTGCCTTCGATGCTGTTGCATAGCTTGTGGAATGGCTTTGTGTTCATGGAATTGATGCGGTGA
- the LOC106325281 gene encoding ATPase ASNA1 homolog 2, with product MAASLLLNRVSRSVSLHRVGPALVFSSLDSQIHGGRLSGTLFRERSLATLAEGGASRFDEMVSANQRKYYLLGGKGGVGKTSCAASLAVKFASHGHPTIVVSTDPAHSLSDSFSQDLSGGVLKPVQGVDSPLLALEITPERMKEEIKSQAGGDKSVKNMMDSMGLGMFAGELGDLNLEDMLNAASPGIDEIAAISKVLQFVESPEYSRFTRIVFDTAPTGHTLRLLSLPDFYDSSISKITKLKKKITAAASAFTSVFGKKKEIQEPGPSNELDQLKERMEKVRNVFRDVDTTEFVIVTIPTVMAINESSRLHASLRKENVPVQRLIVNQLLPDSQSDCKFCSVRRKEQTRVLGLIQKDTELSGLKLIQSPLLDAEIRGVPALKFMGDLIWK from the exons ATGGCGGCCTCCCTTCTTTTGAACCGTGTTTCACGCTCTGTTTCTCTCCATCGGGTCGGACCAGCTCTGGTTTTCAGTTCCCTCGATTCCCAAATTCACGGTGGGAGACTCTCCGGAACACTCTTTCGAG AGAGATCATTGGCTACTCTTGCTGAAGGAGGAGCTTCCCGTTTTGATGAGATGGTATCCGCGAATCAGCGAAAGTATTACCTTCTTGGTGGTAAAGGAGGTGTTGGGAAAACAAGCTGTGCTGCTTCTCTGGCGGTTAAGTTTGCTAGCCATGGTCATCCCACCATCGTGGTTTCAACTGATCCTGCTCACTCCTTGAGTGATTCTTTCTCTCAG GACTTGTCGGGAGGAGTGTTAAAGCCTGTTCAAGGTGTTGATTCTCCACTTCTAGCTCTCGAG ATAACACCGGAGAGAATGAAGGAAGAGATTAAAAGCCAGGCTGGTGGTGATAAGAGCGTTAAAAACATGATGGATAGCATGGGGCTAGGAATGTTTGCCGGCGAG TTAGGGGATTTGAATCTTGAAGATATGCTCAATGCTGCATCACCTGGTATTGACGAAATAGCAGCTATTTCCAAG GTTCTTCAATTTGTGGAGTCACCAGAATACAGTAGGTTCACACGTATAGTTTTCGATACTGCTCCCACG GGACATACTCTGCGGTTACTTTCTCTTCCTGACTTCTATGATTCATCCATTAGCAAAATAACAAAG CTCAAGAAGAAGATCACTGCTGCAGCTTCAGCCTTTACGTCCGTCTTTGGTAAAAAAAAGGAGATACAAGAACCAGGACCT TCCAACGAGTTGGACCAACTGAAAGAAAGAATGGAGAAAGTTCGAAATGTATTCCGTGATGTGGACACTACTGAGTTTGTCATTGTGACCATCCCAACG GTGATGGCAATAAACGAGTCTTCGAGGTTACATGCATCTTTAAGAAAAGAGAATGTACCAGTTCAGAGGCTTATTGTTAATCAGCTTCTACCTGATTCCCAATCCGACTGCAAATTTTGCTCAGTGAGACGAAAG GAACAAACGCGTGTGCTTGGACTTATTCAGAAGGATACAGAACTTTCCGGGTTGAAACTGATCCAATCTCCGTTGCTAGATGCAGAGATAAGAGGGGTTCCAGCACTTAAGTTCATGGGTGATCTCATTTGGAAATAA